The Candidatus Omnitrophota bacterium genome contains a region encoding:
- the cdaA gene encoding diadenylate cyclase CdaA: MPENLLKFLMIDWKPLIEIMILWAVIYHILLFFEGTRAIQVLRGIIVILLTFFLSQKMGLEILGWLLTKVFGISVIAILIIFHPEIRQGLARLGRRNIFGAALREEELDSILREIAKAADNLCRNKIGALIVIENRDPLASYIETGVITDSKVSSELIETIFTPNSLLHDGGIVIRNDRIASCGCILPLATSQELNRMFGTRHRAALGLSEETDAVIIVISEERHDMSLVHQSRLYRDLGKDEIFSKIKDLLKLKGRKK, from the coding sequence ATGCCGGAAAACCTGCTTAAATTCCTGATGATAGACTGGAAACCGCTGATCGAGATAATGATCCTCTGGGCGGTCATCTACCATATCCTGCTTTTTTTTGAGGGAACGCGCGCCATCCAGGTCCTGCGCGGGATAATAGTCATACTTTTGACGTTCTTCCTTTCCCAAAAAATGGGGTTGGAGATACTGGGATGGCTGCTGACCAAAGTATTCGGTATATCGGTCATTGCGATCCTGATTATCTTCCATCCGGAAATAAGGCAGGGGCTGGCGCGGCTGGGCCGCAGGAATATTTTCGGCGCGGCATTAAGGGAAGAAGAGCTGGACAGTATTTTGCGCGAGATCGCCAAAGCCGCGGATAATCTTTGCCGTAATAAGATCGGGGCTTTGATCGTCATCGAGAATAGAGATCCGCTGGCCAGCTACATCGAAACCGGCGTGATCACCGATTCCAAGGTCTCTTCCGAGCTGATCGAAACCATCTTTACCCCGAACAGCCTCTTGCACGACGGGGGGATAGTCATAAGAAACGACCGGATCGCTTCCTGCGGGTGCATACTGCCCCTGGCCACAAGCCAGGAACTGAACCGGATGTTCGGCACGCGCCACCGGGCCGCATTAGGCTTAAGCGAAGAGACCGACGCGGTGATCATCGTGATATCCGAAGAAAGGCACGACATGTCCCTGGTCCACCAGTCACGCTTATACCGCGACCTGGGAAAAGACGAGATATTCTCAAAAATCAAGGACTTGTTGAAACTTAAAGGCCGAAAAAAATGA
- a CDS encoding dihydropteroate synthase, giving the protein MQKSPAYRSLIDEIMGFLNHSIEQAEQAGVTPDKIIIDPGIGIGFGKTTEHNLEILKRLSEFKSLGKPILIGTSRKAFIGKTLGLPVEKRITGTVASCVLAAANGADIVRVHDIKETAQALKLTQAILN; this is encoded by the coding sequence TATGCAAAAAAGTCCGGCGTACAGATCGCTTATAGACGAAATAATGGGTTTCCTCAACCATTCGATCGAACAAGCGGAGCAGGCCGGCGTAACCCCGGACAAGATCATTATCGACCCGGGGATAGGGATAGGTTTCGGAAAAACCACGGAACACAACCTGGAGATACTCAAACGCCTATCCGAATTCAAATCCCTGGGAAAACCCATATTGATCGGCACATCGCGCAAGGCCTTCATCGGAAAAACACTGGGCCTGCCCGTTGAAAAACGGATAACCGGCACAGTGGCATCCTGTGTCCTGGCGGCGGCCAACGGCGCGGACATAGTACGCGTCCATGACATTAAAGAAACAGCGCAAGCGCTGAAATTAACCCAAGCAATATTAAATTGA